In Glycine max cultivar Williams 82 chromosome 7, Glycine_max_v4.0, whole genome shotgun sequence, a single window of DNA contains:
- the NYC1_1 gene encoding protein NON-YELLOW COLORING 1, translating into MATVVKLHVVPECLNQQKTRSLRRGFGSCPSPGVLGFGHYCDRFSVKVCRAFRTEDGGDVKEKKLRNLKKNEEKTKRESGFWSSLKSILLRNFMVGSKSDDEYRQAVAKVEGLLSSIAIQIGRYIVTMMSTGVILSIGFQMSGGDSQMDALIWYSWLGGVIIGTMIGANMVLEEHCRAGPRNVVITGSTRGLGKALAREFLLSGDRVIVTSRSPESVQATIKELEENLKEGIANAVGSSLTKLSHAKVVGIACDVCEPHDVQRLANFAVKELGHIDIWINNAGTNKGFRPLLQFSDEDIKQIVSTNLVGSILCTREAMRVMRNQAIAGHIFNMDGAGSGGSSTPLTAVYGSTKCGLRQLQGSLLKECKRSKVGVHTASPGMVLTDLLLSGSTVQNRQMFNIICELPETVARTLVPRMRVVKGTGKAINYLTPPRILLALVTAWLRRGRWFDDQGRALYAAEADRLRNWAEDRARFSFTDAMEMYTENTWLSVFSLSVVCAFIILSSTGSNLPGT; encoded by the exons ATGGCCACAGTTGTGAAGCTACATGTTGTCCCAGAATGTTTGAACCAACAGAAAACGAGGTCGCTCAGGAGGGGATTTGGCTCATGCCCTTCACCTGGGGTGCTTGGTTTTGGCCATTATTGTGATCGGTTCTCTGTGAAAGTGTGCCGGGCTTTTAGGACTGAGGATGGTGGGGATGTAAAGGAGAAAAAGTTAcgaaatttgaagaaaaatgaagagaaaaccAAAAGGGAAAGTGGGTTTTGGAGTTCCCTCAAGTCTATCTTGTTGAGGAATTTCATGGTGGGTTCAAAATCAGATGATGAGTATCGCCAAGCTGTGGCGAAGGTGGAGGGTCTCCTATCCTCG ATCGCCATTCAAATTGGAAGATATATTGTGACTATGATGAGCACTGGGGTCATCCTTTCAATTGGATTTCAGATGTCAG GTGGAGACAGTCAGATGGATGCATTAATATGGTATAGTTGGCTAGGAGGAGTAATCATTGGGACAATGATAGGTGCTAACATGGTGTTGGAGGAACATTGTCGTGCCGGCCCACGTAATGTTGTCATAACGGGGAG TACAAGGGGATTGGGTAAAGCCTTAGCTCGGGAGTTTCTTCTTTCTGGAGATCGTGTGATTGTTACCTCTCGCAG CCCCGAGTCTGTGCAAGCAACTATCAAAGAGCTTGAGGAAAATCTAAAGGAAGGCATTGCCAATGCAGTTGGCTCTTCTCTGACAAAGCTTTCACATGCAAAAGTTGTAGGCATTGCTTGTGATGTTTGTGAACCTCATGATGTGCAGAGACTGGCTAACTTCGCTGTCAAAGAACTTGGTCATATTGACATTTGG ATAAACAATGCCGGAACAAATAAAGGTTTTAGACCATTGCTTCAGTTTAGTGACGAAGATATTAAACAG ATTGTCTCAACAAATTTGGTTGGATCTATCCTCTGCACTCGAGAAGCCATGCGTGTTATGAGAAACCAAGCCATTGCAGGTCACATATTTAATATGGATGGTGCAGGTTCTGGAGGCTCTAGCACACCTTTGACTGCTGT ATATGGTTCTACAAAGTGTGGCCTTAGGCAACTTCAAGGATCACTATTAAAGGAGTGCAAGCGATCCAAAGTAGGTGTCCATACTGCATCTCCAGGCATGGTTCTTACAGATCTGCTTTTAAG TGGCTCAACTGTCCAAAACAGGCAGATGTTTAACATCATCTGTGAGCTTCCCGAAACTGTTGCTAGAACACTAGTTCCACGCATGCGGGTTGTTAAGGGAACAGGCAAAGCTATCAATTACTTGACCCCTCCCAGAATCTTACTTGCTTTGGTCACCGCTTGGTTACGGCGAGGTCGCTGGTTTGATGATCAG GGAAGAGCATTATATGCAGCTGAAGCAGACCGACTTCGTAATTGGGCTGAAGATCGAGCCCGATTTTCTTTCACCGATGCAATGGAAATGTACACAGAGAACACCTGGTTATCTGTCTTCTCACTTTCAGTTGTCTGTGCCTTCATAATTCTTTCCAGCACAGGCAGCAATTTGCCTGGAACATGA
- the NYC1_1 gene encoding protein NON-YELLOW COLORING 1 isoform X1, protein MATVVKLHVVPECLNQQKTRSLRRGFGSCPSPGVLGFGHYCDRFSVKVCRAFRTEDGGDVKEKKLRNLKKNEEKTKRESGFWSSLKSILLRNFMVGSKSDDEYRQAVAKVEGLLSSIAIQIGRYIVTMMSTGVILSIGFQMSGGDSQMDALIWYSWLGGVIIGTMIGANMVLEEHCRAGPRNVVITGSTRGLGKALAREFLLSGDRVIVTSRSPESVQATIKELEENLKEGIANAVGSSLTKLSHAKVVGIACDVCEPHDVQRLANFAVKELGHIDIWINNAGTNKGFRPLLQFSDEDIKQIVSTNLVGSILCTREAMRVMRNQAIAGHIFNMDGAGSGGSSTPLTAVYGSTKCGLRQLQGSLLKECKRSKVGVHTASPGMVLTDLLLREEHYMQLKQTDFVIGLKIEPDFLSPMQWKCTQRTPGYLSSHFQLSVPS, encoded by the exons ATGGCCACAGTTGTGAAGCTACATGTTGTCCCAGAATGTTTGAACCAACAGAAAACGAGGTCGCTCAGGAGGGGATTTGGCTCATGCCCTTCACCTGGGGTGCTTGGTTTTGGCCATTATTGTGATCGGTTCTCTGTGAAAGTGTGCCGGGCTTTTAGGACTGAGGATGGTGGGGATGTAAAGGAGAAAAAGTTAcgaaatttgaagaaaaatgaagagaaaaccAAAAGGGAAAGTGGGTTTTGGAGTTCCCTCAAGTCTATCTTGTTGAGGAATTTCATGGTGGGTTCAAAATCAGATGATGAGTATCGCCAAGCTGTGGCGAAGGTGGAGGGTCTCCTATCCTCG ATCGCCATTCAAATTGGAAGATATATTGTGACTATGATGAGCACTGGGGTCATCCTTTCAATTGGATTTCAGATGTCAG GTGGAGACAGTCAGATGGATGCATTAATATGGTATAGTTGGCTAGGAGGAGTAATCATTGGGACAATGATAGGTGCTAACATGGTGTTGGAGGAACATTGTCGTGCCGGCCCACGTAATGTTGTCATAACGGGGAG TACAAGGGGATTGGGTAAAGCCTTAGCTCGGGAGTTTCTTCTTTCTGGAGATCGTGTGATTGTTACCTCTCGCAG CCCCGAGTCTGTGCAAGCAACTATCAAAGAGCTTGAGGAAAATCTAAAGGAAGGCATTGCCAATGCAGTTGGCTCTTCTCTGACAAAGCTTTCACATGCAAAAGTTGTAGGCATTGCTTGTGATGTTTGTGAACCTCATGATGTGCAGAGACTGGCTAACTTCGCTGTCAAAGAACTTGGTCATATTGACATTTGG ATAAACAATGCCGGAACAAATAAAGGTTTTAGACCATTGCTTCAGTTTAGTGACGAAGATATTAAACAG ATTGTCTCAACAAATTTGGTTGGATCTATCCTCTGCACTCGAGAAGCCATGCGTGTTATGAGAAACCAAGCCATTGCAGGTCACATATTTAATATGGATGGTGCAGGTTCTGGAGGCTCTAGCACACCTTTGACTGCTGT ATATGGTTCTACAAAGTGTGGCCTTAGGCAACTTCAAGGATCACTATTAAAGGAGTGCAAGCGATCCAAAGTAGGTGTCCATACTGCATCTCCAGGCATGGTTCTTACAGATCTGCTTTTAAG GGAAGAGCATTATATGCAGCTGAAGCAGACCGACTTCGTAATTGGGCTGAAGATCGAGCCCGATTTTCTTTCACCGATGCAATGGAAATGTACACAGAGAACACCTGGTTATCTGTCTTCTCACTTTCAGTTGTCTGTGCCTTCATAA
- the LOC100790976 gene encoding uncharacterized protein, producing the protein MVLTSISIVSSSSSFVSDSPSTSSPTTRIRPFFFPSSNRTPLFVFPRAPLPNATLRASSSSVSAPQENGSPEQFLKSNSIADFLRFKRRADGGVSAELQTALVSYKKRFPWSLMRPFLQVDLVSTIHIADEEYFLALQKELESYDCVLYEMVASRESLENRRNATTTKRLKSSRTRGFNILGCIQRQMALILTLDFQLDCLNYESSNWYHADLDYETFKLLQLEKGESFFSFAKDMTLKSTKAVLQPASIPEDLDPLRSKLLWASRVLPMPLVGLLIIGGVCTDVGSQASEYPEIEALSRLDFGAALKVFLAKRLTSEFTLVTADVEEKSVIIGERNRVAIEALRAAMEKGHNKIAILYGGGHMPDLGRRLREDFDLVPSNVQWITAWSITKKDLNTDSFPFLKTIAKASGWPLNRYQTLALLIFSSVLALDLWFWELFFGTAVNWVSELGSELLQYVDNSQMI; encoded by the exons ATGGTGCTAACTTCAATTTCAATAGtctcttcttcatcttcattcgtCTCCGATTCTCCTTCCACTTCTTCCCCTACCACCAGAATCAGACCCTTCTTCTTCCCTTCCTCCAACCGAACCCCTCTTTTTGTGTTCCCCAGAGCTCCCCTTCCCAATGCTACCCTCAGAGCCTCTTCTTCTTCCGTTTCCGCACCGCAGGAAAATGGGTCGCCGGAACAGTTCCTGAAGAGCAATTCCATCGCCGATTTCTTGCGGTTCAAGCGCCGGGCCGATGGTGGTGTCAGTGCCGAATTGCAGACAGCTCTTGTCAGCTATAAGAAGAGGTTCCCTTGGTCACTTATGCGCCCTTTCCTTCAG GTTGACTTGGTTTCCACAATTCACATCGCTGATGAAGA GTATTTTCTGGCCCTCCAAAAGGAACTTGAGAGCTATGATTGTGTCCTTTACGAAATGGTAGCTAGCAgggaaagtttagaaaatagaagaaatgctACTACTACAAAAAGGTTAAAAAGTTCACGCACAAGGGGTTTTAACATTTTGGGATGCATCCAAAGACAGATGGCTCTAATTCTTACACTTGATTTCCAATTAGATTGTCTCAATTACGAGTCTTCGAATTGGTACCATGCAGATCTTGATTATGAGACCTTCAAATTACTTCAG CTTGAAAAAGGTGAAAGCTTCTTTTCTTTCGCAAAAGATATGACTCTTAAGTCAACAAAGGCAGTATTGCAGCCAGCTTCAATTCCGGAAGATCTTGACCCATTGAGATCCAAACTTTTATGGGCTTCACGTGTACTTCCTATGCCCCTTGTTGGCCTTCTTATCATTGGAGGTGTTTGTACAGATGTGGGAAGTCAAGCATCAGAATATCCTGAAATAGAGGCATTGTCAAGGCTTGATTTTGGTGCTGCCTTGAAGGTCTTCCTCGCAAAGAGACTTACATCTGA GTTCACACTGGTGACAGCAGATGTAGAGGAGAAATCGGTTATAATTGGTGAGAGAAATAGAGTAGCAATAGAGGCCCTAAGAGCAGCAATGGAAAAGGGACACAATAAAATTGCAATACTATATGGGGGTGGACACATGCCAGATCTTGGGAGGAGATTGAGAGAGGATTTTGATTTAGTCCCGTCTAATGTACAGTGGATAACAGCTTGGTCCATAACGAAAAAGGACCTAAATACTGATTCATTTCCATTTCTGAAGACAATTGCTAAGGCCTCAGGCTGGCCATTGAACCGCTATCAGACCTTGGCATTGCTCATCTTTTCATCAGTCTTAGCATTGGATCTGTGGTTCTGGGAGCTCTTCTTTGGCACTGCAGTGAATTGGGTCTCTGAACTTGGCTCAGAACTTCTTCAGTATGTTGATAATTCACAGATGATATGA
- the LOC100788521 gene encoding ribulose bisphosphate carboxylase/oxygenase activase, chloroplastic isoform X1 → MNSRSQDQRSRPAKPATIHGCALSGDLVGLQRLLRDNPSLLNERNPVMAQTPLHVSAGHNRTEIVKFLLDWQGTDKVEMEAKNMYGETPLHMAAKNGCNEAAQLLLACGATVEARANNGMTPLHLAVWYSLRAEEFLTVKTLLEYNADCSAKDDEGMTPLNHLSQGPGTEKLRELLLWHLEEQRKQRAIEACSETKAKMDELEKELSNIVGLNDLKVQLRKWAKGMLLDEKRRSLGLHVGRRRPPHMAFLGNPGTGKTMVARILGKLLHMVGILPTDKVTEVQRTDLVGEFVGHTGPKTRRKIKEAEGGILFVDEAYRLIPMQKSDDKDYGLEALEEIMSVMDSGKIVVIFAGYCEPMKRVIASNEGFCRRVTKFFQFNDFNSEELAQILHIKMNNLAEDSLLYGFMLHPDCCIKALAALIERETTEKQRKETNGGLVDTMLVNARENLDLRLSFDCMDTEELLTITLVDLEAGLQQLTQ, encoded by the exons ATGAACAGCAGGTCTCAGGATCAACGCTCAAGACCTGCCAAGCCAGCCACAATCCATGGCTGCGCCCTCTCCGGCGACCTCGTTGGACTCCAGAGGCTACTTCGAGACAACCCTTCTCTTCTCAACGAGAGAAACCCTGTT ATGGCACAGACACCACTTCATGTCTCTGCTGGTCACAATAGGACTGAGATAGTTAAATTTCTTCTTGATTGGCAAGGGACAGATAAGGTTGAGATGGAGGCCAAGAATATG TATGGAGAAACTCCATTGCACATGGCAGCTAAGAATGGGTGCAATGAAGCCGCACAATTACTTCTTGCTTGTGGTGCTACTGTTGAAGCCAGAGCAAAT AACGGTATGACACCTTTACATCTTGCTGTTTGGTACTCACTACGAGCAGAAGAATTCTTAACTGTGAAAACATTGCTTGAGTACAATGCTGATTGCAGTGCCAAGGACGAT GAGGGAATGACTCCTTTAAATCATCTATCCCAAGGCCCGGGAACTGAGAAACTTAGGGAACTATTACTCTGGCATCTTGAAGAACAAAGGAAGCAGCGAGCCATTGAGGCATGCAGTGAAACCAAAGCTAAAATGGATGAGCTTGAGAAGGAACTATCAAATATTGTCGGTCTTAATGATCTAAAAGTACAACTACGCAAGTGGGCAAAGGGCATGCTTTTGGATGAGAAACGTAGATCTCTTGGTCTGCATGTTGGCAGGAGAAGACCACCTCATATGGCCTTTCTAGGCAACCCTGGAACAG GTAAAACTATGGTAGCACGGATTCTTGGaaaattactccatatggtgGGAATTCTACCCACTGATAAAGTGACAGAAGTACAGCGGACTGATTTAGTTGGTGAATTTGTTGGGCACACTGGTCCAAAAACAAGGAGGAAG ATCAAGGAAGCAGAGGGGGGAATTCTTTTTGTTGATGAAGCCTATAGATTGATACCAATGCAAAAGTCCGACGATAAGGACTATGGGTTGGAAGCTTTAGAGGAGATTATGTCTGTCATGGACAGTGGCAAGATTGTAGTAATATTTGCTGGCTACTGTGAGCCAATGAAGCGAGTCATTGCTTCTAACGAAGGTTTCTGTAGACGGGTGACCaagttttttcaatttaatgatTTCAACTCAGAAGAACTAGCGCAAATCCTTCACATCAAGATGAATAATTTAGCTGAAGATAGTTTGCTATATGGATTTATGTTGCATCCCGATTGCTGTATAAAAGCCTTAGCAGCATTGATAGAGAGGGAAACAACAGAAAAGCAGCGTAAAGAGACAAATGGAGGTTTGGTAGATACCATGTTGGTTAATGCTAGAGAAAATTTAGACCTAAGGCTCAGCTTTGACTGTATGGATACAGAAGAACTTCTTACCATCACATTGGTAGATTTAGAAGCAGGCCTTCAGCAATTAACACAGTAA
- the LOC100819725 gene encoding probable polyol transporter 6 — translation MEENSALEHHCYYPLPASAAKADHPNHNDGEKEETCAEEGSSQHQPNTSQNCVSYQSNKPRLNRYALGGAILASTNSILLGYDIGVMSGASLLIRQDLKITSVQVEILVGCLNVCSLIGSLASGKTSDWIGRRYTIMVAAATFLIGAILMGLAPSFPFLMAGRVVAGIGVGYSLMISPVYVAELSPALTRGFLTSLPEVFISVGILLGYVSNYAFSGLPNGINWRLMLGLAALPSIAVALGVLAMPESPRWLVVKGRFEEAKQVLIRTSENKGEAELRLAEIQEAAAASASITNMDKATTSDGSFNGQGVWKELLVTPTSPVLRILVVAIGVNFFMQASGNDAVMYYSPEVFKEAGIKDEKQLFGVTIIMGIAKTCFVLISALFLDPVGRRPMLLLGSCGMAISLFVLGLGCTLLKLSGDNKDEWVIALCVVAVCATVSFFSIGLGPTTWVYSSEIFPLRLRAQGSSLAISVNRLMSGIVSMTFLSVSEAITFGGMFFVLCGVMVCATLFFYFFLPETKGKSLEEIEALFEDQAH, via the exons ATGGAAGAGAATTCTGCTCTGGAACACCATTGTTACTACCCTCTTCCTGCTTCTGCTGCAAAAGCTGATCATCCCAATCATAATGATGGTGAAAAAGAAGAAACTTGTGCAGAGGAAGGTAGCTCTCAACATCAGCCTAACACATCACAGAATTGTGTTTCATACCAAAGCAATAAGCCTCGCCTCAACAGATATGCACTTGGTGGTGCTATCTTGGCTTCCACAAACTCCATCCTCTTAGGCTATG ATATTGGGGTCATGAGTGGTGCTTCTCTTTTAATAAGGCAAGATCTAAAGATCACATCAGTCCAAGTAGAAATCCTTGTTGGGTGCTTAAATGTGTGTTCCCTGATAGGATCTCTTGCTTCAGGCAAGACCTCTGATTGGATTGGGAGAAGGTACACCATAATGGTTGCTGCAGCAACATTCCTGATTGGTGCTATTCTGATGGGTTTGGCCCCTTCATTCCCATTCCTAATGGCAGGTCGTGTAGTTGCAGGCATTGGTGTTGGTTACTCCCTCATGATCTCACCAGTGTATGTGGCTGAGCTCTCTCCTGCTCTCACCAGAGGCTTTCTCACATCACTCCCTGAAGTCTTCATCAGTGTTGGAATTCTACTTGGTTATGTCTCCAACTATGCCTTCTCAGGTCTCCCAAATGGCATCAACTGGAGACTCATGCTTGGCCTTGCAGCCTTGCCATCAATTGCAGTGGCACTTGGTGTGTTGGCAATGCCCGAGTCGCCTCGTTGGCTTGTAGTGAAAGGAAGGTTTGAGGAAGCAAAGCAGGTTTTGATTAGAACATCAGAGAACAAAGGAGAAGCTGAATTGAGGCTTGCTGAGATACAAGAAGCTGCTGCTGCTTCTGCTTCCATCACAAACATGGACAAAGCAACAACTTCTGATGGTTCTTTTAATGGACAAGGGGTTTGGAAGGAGTTGCTTGTTACACCTACTAGCCCTGTGTTGAGAATTCTTGTGGTTGCTATTGGTGTTAACTTCTTCATGCAGGCTTCTGGGAATGATGCTGTCATGTATTATAGCCCAGAAGTGTTTAAGGAGGCTGGGATTAAGGATGAGAAGCAGCTTTTTGGTGTTACAATCATCATGGGAATAGCCAAGACTTGCTTTGTTTTGATATCAGCCTTGTTCTTGGACCCGGTTGGGAGGAGGCCCATGTTGTTGTTGGGCTCATGTGGCATGGCAATCTCATTGTTTGTGCTGGGCTTGGGCTGTACCTTGCTTAAGTTATCTGGTGATAACAAGGATGAATGGGTCATTGCTTTGTGTGTGGTTGCTGTCTGTGCTACAGTATCATTCTTTTCTATTGGGCTTGGGCCTACAACTTGGGTCTACTCTTCAGAGATTTTCCCTTTGAGGCTAAGGGCCCAAGGTTCCAGCTTGGCCATTTCTGTGAACCGTTTGATGAGTGGGATTGTGTCCATGACATTCCTTAGTGTTTCAGAGGCAATAACATTTGGAGGCATGTTCTTTGTGCTTTGTGGGGTGATGGTGTGTGCcacacttttcttttatttctttttaccaGAGACCAAAGGCAAAAGCTTAGAAGAGATTGAAGCTTTGTTTGAAGATCAAGCACATTGA
- the LOC100788521 gene encoding ribulose bisphosphate carboxylase/oxygenase activase, chloroplastic isoform X2, producing MAQTPLHVSAGHNRTEIVKFLLDWQGTDKVEMEAKNMYGETPLHMAAKNGCNEAAQLLLACGATVEARANNGMTPLHLAVWYSLRAEEFLTVKTLLEYNADCSAKDDEGMTPLNHLSQGPGTEKLRELLLWHLEEQRKQRAIEACSETKAKMDELEKELSNIVGLNDLKVQLRKWAKGMLLDEKRRSLGLHVGRRRPPHMAFLGNPGTGKTMVARILGKLLHMVGILPTDKVTEVQRTDLVGEFVGHTGPKTRRKIKEAEGGILFVDEAYRLIPMQKSDDKDYGLEALEEIMSVMDSGKIVVIFAGYCEPMKRVIASNEGFCRRVTKFFQFNDFNSEELAQILHIKMNNLAEDSLLYGFMLHPDCCIKALAALIERETTEKQRKETNGGLVDTMLVNARENLDLRLSFDCMDTEELLTITLVDLEAGLQQLTQ from the exons ATGGCACAGACACCACTTCATGTCTCTGCTGGTCACAATAGGACTGAGATAGTTAAATTTCTTCTTGATTGGCAAGGGACAGATAAGGTTGAGATGGAGGCCAAGAATATG TATGGAGAAACTCCATTGCACATGGCAGCTAAGAATGGGTGCAATGAAGCCGCACAATTACTTCTTGCTTGTGGTGCTACTGTTGAAGCCAGAGCAAAT AACGGTATGACACCTTTACATCTTGCTGTTTGGTACTCACTACGAGCAGAAGAATTCTTAACTGTGAAAACATTGCTTGAGTACAATGCTGATTGCAGTGCCAAGGACGAT GAGGGAATGACTCCTTTAAATCATCTATCCCAAGGCCCGGGAACTGAGAAACTTAGGGAACTATTACTCTGGCATCTTGAAGAACAAAGGAAGCAGCGAGCCATTGAGGCATGCAGTGAAACCAAAGCTAAAATGGATGAGCTTGAGAAGGAACTATCAAATATTGTCGGTCTTAATGATCTAAAAGTACAACTACGCAAGTGGGCAAAGGGCATGCTTTTGGATGAGAAACGTAGATCTCTTGGTCTGCATGTTGGCAGGAGAAGACCACCTCATATGGCCTTTCTAGGCAACCCTGGAACAG GTAAAACTATGGTAGCACGGATTCTTGGaaaattactccatatggtgGGAATTCTACCCACTGATAAAGTGACAGAAGTACAGCGGACTGATTTAGTTGGTGAATTTGTTGGGCACACTGGTCCAAAAACAAGGAGGAAG ATCAAGGAAGCAGAGGGGGGAATTCTTTTTGTTGATGAAGCCTATAGATTGATACCAATGCAAAAGTCCGACGATAAGGACTATGGGTTGGAAGCTTTAGAGGAGATTATGTCTGTCATGGACAGTGGCAAGATTGTAGTAATATTTGCTGGCTACTGTGAGCCAATGAAGCGAGTCATTGCTTCTAACGAAGGTTTCTGTAGACGGGTGACCaagttttttcaatttaatgatTTCAACTCAGAAGAACTAGCGCAAATCCTTCACATCAAGATGAATAATTTAGCTGAAGATAGTTTGCTATATGGATTTATGTTGCATCCCGATTGCTGTATAAAAGCCTTAGCAGCATTGATAGAGAGGGAAACAACAGAAAAGCAGCGTAAAGAGACAAATGGAGGTTTGGTAGATACCATGTTGGTTAATGCTAGAGAAAATTTAGACCTAAGGCTCAGCTTTGACTGTATGGATACAGAAGAACTTCTTACCATCACATTGGTAGATTTAGAAGCAGGCCTTCAGCAATTAACACAGTAA